Below is a genomic region from Rosa chinensis cultivar Old Blush chromosome 5, RchiOBHm-V2, whole genome shotgun sequence.
CTAGGGTAATTGAAGTCTATCAGGAACcttcataaatatatatttccgtatctagatccccataaagatacgttgTGACCACATCCATTAGGTGCATATATGTTCAGTTttttagaaactaccaaactcaCAAGGTAGCGGAAAgttatgacatccattacgggagaatatgtctcctcgtagtcgactCCAGAGCGTTgagagaagccttgcgccaaaAGGCGAGTCTACAATCTAGTTTTTCTCAtccagttttttattttattattttatttttaaatttgagTACTATCCTTTAAGCTTTAACCCAATGTTGAGAAACGTTCATACATTTTTAGAACTAAGCAAGAGTTTGGAGGTGATAGGTAAAATGaactttttgaaagaaaaaaaggaacgATCTCCTTAGCAAAAATGGGAAAGTAAGATTTGGCATGTAGGTAAATTACAATTTTCCTAGAAGTAGGATCCGTTTCTGGCAAAATGGGCAAGGTAAGAAATCACGTGTAGGTAAAACAAAATTGTTACAGATCGAGTAGGTTTTTATTAGCTAAAACGGTAAAGTGAGATTTCACACTTAGGTGTGGTAGAACTTGTTAAAAATTTCACTCTTTCAGAACCTTTGCTTAATGCTAGATAAGAGTTTAGACTTGTGGCTCATATTGTCTATTGTTTAGTCATTGACTAGGTGGATACACATTTTGCAACAGATGGAATTACCAAAACCAACGACATTACATGCAAAGCACCATTTTCCATAGGAAACAACATACTTGTCGTCGgaatttgccgtccaaaacTGTGAAGAAGACCTGAATGGTCAAAACCAACATCAAAAACAAGATCTGTTTCTCTTTTCAACAATATCAGCTGGCCTCAACTCCCATTGAAATTTCGCCTACACCAAGTGGTTTAAAACTTCccattgtttttcattttttattttggtctgAACTTCCCCATTGTTTAGTcaccaagaacaaaaaaaaaaggtaactaAAACCCCATAAGAAAACCAACAATACAACTCAACGTTGCCGGAAGGTTAGTGTGCCAGCTGTGCTTTAAGCCAACGCTAAAACGACACCTTTCCCATTTAGTTTCCTTTCCTGCCTTTCCAGCTAAATCAGGTGCAAAACTGACATCCAGCCCAACCCTGACAATCAACGTGTCACCCGAAAACCATTTCCTTGTCGGCAACGCAACGTTTTGTTctcccaaaccaaaccaaaccaccCCATCTGTCACCTTCCACCTCGCAACAATATTCTTCGCCACCTTTCCCTCTCCACCACCCACACCTTCCTCCCCATTTCTCATTTCCACATTACACATATCCGTCTCTTGTTTTCCataacaaaaccaaaatcacattTTCGTTGCATCTCTCCTTATATTCCAATCCCTCACCAAACTCTCCCACCCTGCATTCACTCCCTAGGTTTGTCTAGCTTCTCTCCCACCGTCTTTCTAGCTAAATAATCATCACCGCCGCCGCGGTCTTCCCCATTTAGGCGACGAGACGCATTACAATGGGGCGTCGTCTCTTCGCCTGCTTTGGAAAAGgcctctcctcctccccctccTCCTCGGCCACGCATGAGAAACACACGTCAGCGGCTACAGCTGACGTGTCGGCCGAGGAGCAGAGGAAGAGCGGGCCGGTGCTGGTGGAGCTGTTCTCGTCGCAGGGCTGCACCACCTCGCCGGTGGCGGAGCTGCTTCTGTCGAGGCTTGGGAGAGGGGATTTCAACGGGAGTGACGTGCCTCCGGTGGTGGTGCTGGCGTACCACGTGGACTACTGGGACTACATGGGGTGGAAGGACCCGTACGGTTCGAGCCAGTGGACCGTTCGGCAAAAGGCTTATATTGAGGCCTTGAAGCAGGACACCATGTTCACGCCTCAGGTGGTGGTTCAAGGTACGGCTCAATGTGTTGGCAACGATGAGAATGATTTGCTAACCTCCATCAAGCAGGCAACCAGATATGCTGCACCCACATTCCAGGTTAGTTATGCTTCCTCTCTTATTTTGTtgcattattttaattttagcttttcttttctttatcaaaATAATAAGTTTCATAATGATCGGAGGATTACACATTTAATGGACTTAGAAGTGACCTAGctaattttaatttgttttctacTCATGCAAAGTGAGCCAGTGAGGGATGATGTGCCTCTCACGGATGAAGGATCCACACTCCTAGATTACATGAAGTTAATGTGAATGTGATAAATCTGCTTTAATCAAAGGAACTGGGGTAAAATTTTGGCTGATCTAAGTGAGTGAAATAGAGTACCATAATTGAATCTGGGTTTGTTAGATCTCACGGAGTAAAATAAAGTACTATACAAACAAAAGGACCTGGGTAAATTTTACCTGATCTAGTATCTAAATGAGTAAAATAGGCCATTGATTGAACTTGGGAAAAATTTTCTCGGATCTAAGTGAGTAAAATAGAGTACTTTacaaacaaaacataaaaataaaaaaaaaggtcccACCGAGATTTGAACTCGGGTTACTGGATTCAGAGTCCAATGTCCTGACCACTAGACCATGGGACCGCTTTTGTTGGAGTTTTTCACTTAAACTGCTTTATATATATCTCTTGATTGCAAACTGGCTGCATTGGCGCCTTTAGAGAAAATCACCAACATTTAGTTTAATTAGACGAAGAAACTTTGTTTTCTGCAGGCAACTTTCGAAAGACCATCTCCAGACTCCTTACAAGTATCTCTAACAGGAGCTTTAAGGACAAAGGTGGATAGCAATGGCGCCAATGTGATGGTGGCGCTCTATGAAAGTGGGTTAGTCACTGACTGCCCCTCGGGAGAGAACAAAGGACGCGTCCTGTCCAACGACTATGTTGTTCGAAGACTCGAAAAGCTCTGCACGGTTAAGGACGTCCCAGCCAAGAAGACCATTTCAGGGACTATTACCTTCCCATTATGGCAAAGTTTCAATGCCACCAAATGTGGGATGGTCGTCTTCATTCAAAACAGCTCGCATCAAATTTTTGGTTCTCAGAAGTTTCAGCTGCCGGATAATTGAGAAGAATTCACAGAGATTGAAATGCTCgtcttttctttgcttttgtgCTCAGGCAATTTGCCAGCCGGCCAAGTTCTCTGGCCATTATGTACAGGTTATGTACAGGATGTGTTGATAATAGGTCCtggtttgttttccttttttattgttAGAATATGGGAGAGATTTGCACTCGTGATGTATGCATTCTTTTCAGATTCAAAGTTCGAGTGTTTGAATCAATATTTCTTTGTTCGAGTATTTGAGAGATGAGGATGCACTTTTCTGTCTGATTCTCTCTTCAAATGCTTTGCTTTACTTAAGTGCCTAATTGATATGCCATAGCGAATGGAGTAGGGTGTAGTTGAGATGAGAGTTCCTTTCACCCTTTTTGAAAATTGAGTATTGTAGTATCAATTGGATTTAGGATATGATTGCAACCAGTCCAACCTCATTGGAATTTACATCATTCAATTACTGGTATGTCGAGCATGAAAGCATATATGCCAAATGGACACCAAAAATGAAATTCAAGATGAGAAAAGCACCATGGAGATCAAAGGGAAGCTTGTAGCATTGTAGATTTATAGTAATGGCCACGGTTAAAAACCAGTAGCTAATATGAAGCAA
It encodes:
- the LOC112164641 gene encoding uncharacterized protein LOC112164641; this encodes MGRRLFACFGKGLSSSPSSSATHEKHTSAATADVSAEEQRKSGPVLVELFSSQGCTTSPVAELLLSRLGRGDFNGSDVPPVVVLAYHVDYWDYMGWKDPYGSSQWTVRQKAYIEALKQDTMFTPQVVVQGTAQCVGNDENDLLTSIKQATRYAAPTFQATFERPSPDSLQVSLTGALRTKVDSNGANVMVALYESGLVTDCPSGENKGRVLSNDYVVRRLEKLCTVKDVPAKKTISGTITFPLWQSFNATKCGMVVFIQNSSHQIFGSQKFQLPDN